From the genome of Salvelinus fontinalis isolate EN_2023a chromosome 20, ASM2944872v1, whole genome shotgun sequence, one region includes:
- the LOC129817411 gene encoding spermatogenesis-associated serine-rich protein 1 isoform X1, producing MCSFVAMDKLVPQDKLGPHGRHYSHGGEINYRPHIRHIEPNLTECDLDWSSGLRWLPAPRYSDAPLPHIKLIKFPEETRLLRSFPQANMVSQTEWTCYPNFGQPRTFHVGKRCLLEGGHHCRTIRCSSERTLEATIGRKKQARFTCHSAPGSRPYLTPEYSSDFHKFGSTLPTTHFGSLTFSADTFVPLQPPPKKTCIPYVVRKRMEDREADILEVKKLSKWRPAPVIFKTVLDN from the exons ATGTGTTCTTTTGTTGCGATGGACAAGCTCGTACCCCAGGACAAGCTCGGACCCCACGGCAGACACTATTCACATGGAGGAGAGATAAATTACAGACCGCACATTCGGCACATAGAGCCCAACCTAACAGA GTGTGACCTTGACTGGAGCTCTGGTCTGCGGTGGCTGCCTGCGCCTCGCTACAGTGATGCTCCACTCCCTCACATCAAACTGATCAAGTTCCCTGAAGAGACCAGACTGCTCAGGTCCTTCCCAC agGCCAACATGGTGTCCCAGACTGAGTGGACGTGTTATCCCAACTTCGGTCAGCCCAGAACCTTCCATGTTGGCAAACGCTGTTTGCTGGAGGGAGGTCACCATTGTAGGACCATACGGTGTTCTTCAGAGAGAACTCTGGAGGCCACCATCGGGAGGAAAAAACAAG CCAGGTTTACCTGCCATTCTGCACCTGGTTCTAGACCCTATCTAACACCTGAGTACAGTTCTGACTTTCACAAGTTTGGATCAACATTACCAACAACACATTTTGG GTCACTGACCTTCAGTGCAGATACATTCGTTCCTCTTCAGCCACCTCCAAAAAAGACATG TATTCCATATgtagtgaggaagaggatggaggacagggaggcaGACATACTGGAAGTGAAGAAGCTGAGTAAATGGAGGCCTGCACCAGTCATATTCAAAACTGTGCTGGACAACTGA
- the LOC129817411 gene encoding spermatogenesis-associated serine-rich protein 1 isoform X2: MCSFVAMDKLVPQDKLGPHGRHYSHGGEINYRPHIRHIEPNLTECDLDWSSGLRWLPAPRYSDAPLPHIKLIKFPEETRLLRSFPQANMVSQTEWTCYPNFGQPRTFHVGKRCLLEGGHHCRTIRCSSERTLEATIGRKKQARFTCHSAPGSRPYLTPEYSSDFHKFGSTLPTTHFGIPYVVRKRMEDREADILEVKKLSKWRPAPVIFKTVLDN; this comes from the exons ATGTGTTCTTTTGTTGCGATGGACAAGCTCGTACCCCAGGACAAGCTCGGACCCCACGGCAGACACTATTCACATGGAGGAGAGATAAATTACAGACCGCACATTCGGCACATAGAGCCCAACCTAACAGA GTGTGACCTTGACTGGAGCTCTGGTCTGCGGTGGCTGCCTGCGCCTCGCTACAGTGATGCTCCACTCCCTCACATCAAACTGATCAAGTTCCCTGAAGAGACCAGACTGCTCAGGTCCTTCCCAC agGCCAACATGGTGTCCCAGACTGAGTGGACGTGTTATCCCAACTTCGGTCAGCCCAGAACCTTCCATGTTGGCAAACGCTGTTTGCTGGAGGGAGGTCACCATTGTAGGACCATACGGTGTTCTTCAGAGAGAACTCTGGAGGCCACCATCGGGAGGAAAAAACAAG CCAGGTTTACCTGCCATTCTGCACCTGGTTCTAGACCCTATCTAACACCTGAGTACAGTTCTGACTTTCACAAGTTTGGATCAACATTACCAACAACACATTTTGG TATTCCATATgtagtgaggaagaggatggaggacagggaggcaGACATACTGGAAGTGAAGAAGCTGAGTAAATGGAGGCCTGCACCAGTCATATTCAAAACTGTGCTGGACAACTGA